In Gemmatimonadota bacterium, the genomic window AGGTGCGCCTTCGTCACCTTGTCGCTCGTCTTCCCCTGCGCCGCCTTCAGCTCCGCGTCGAGGGCGCGCAGCTCCGCGCGAACGGACGGGTTGATGTCGGTGAGCTTCGGATCAAGCGTCGGCGACACGGGACGGCCAGCACCACCACCGCCGCCACCCCCACGACCGGCCGCGGCGCCTGCCGCTGCTGGGTTGAGCTTGAGATTGAGGGCCTCAACGTACGACCGCTGCAGCGAGCGGCGATACACGTCGACCTTCTCTCCCTTCGCCAGCTCACCAAAGAGTCCGTGGCGCGTATCCTCAAGCAGATCAATAATCGAGTAGCCGGTGCTCTTGTTGCCACCGTCATACTCGGCCACGCGCGCGAGTCGTGCATTCTGGAGCAGCGAGTTTAGAATGGCCGACTGCGCCGACACAATGCGGGCCACCGCGCCCGACGGCTCGATACGACGGAGGATGGCGTCGTCGAGGAAGAACGTCGGCGTGGCGAACGCGTTCTCGCCGAGGAACTTCACCGCGCCCTGCTGACGGGCCTTGCTCACCGGCGTAAAGCGCGCGCCCGGCTGGCTGCCATACTTTTCCTGCGTCTCAGCGCCGCCAACAATGTTCGTCACGTGCGTGAGTTCGGTGCGCCACTGACCAATCAGGCGCCCGTACAGGTCGTTCAGGTCGTCCGACGGCTCAAGCGGCTTCACCGTCGTCGGCGCGAGGTAGGCCATTTCGCGCTTGATGTTCTTGATGCCCCAGCCTGTGGCTTTCACCGCGTCCTGGTCGCCCACAGCTTCGGTTTCGTCGCCTGGGTCAGAACCGGCCTGCCCCTGCGTGGAGAAGCGCAGCCACGGCTTGGTGTCTTGCTCACGCGCCCACTGATCGAGCGTCGCGCGCTCGGTTTCAGCGGTCATGCCAGGAATGGGCTTGTAGCCCCACATCGTCGCCCACTTGTCGTACGGTCCGATTTCCGGCGTCAGCAGTTCTACCGGAACCTTGTCTTCGGGCTGCACGAGGTAGTTGAAGCGCGAATAATCCATGAGCGTGGGGGTGTGGCCCCACTGCTTGAGGAAGCTCGCGCTGCGCAGCGAATCCACGGGATACGTGGCGCTCGCCTTCATGTTGTGCTGGAAGCCGAGCGTGTGTCCCACTTCGTGGGCGAGCACGTACTCGAGCAACCGCCCCATCAGCGAATCGGGGTACGGGAACATGCGCGCGCGCGGATCCACTGCGGCGGCCTGCGTCCAGTACCAGGTGAGCACGAGGTGCTCGACGTTGTGATAGAACTGAATGTGCGCGTTCAGGATTTCGCCCGAGCGCGGGTCGTGCACGTTGGGACCGCTGGCATTCTCGGTGGTCGAGGGGAGCCAACGCACCACGGAGTAGCGCGCATCTTCCGGCGACCAATCGGGATCGTTCGGCGCTTCCTTGGCGATAATCGCATTCTTGAAGCCCGCGGCTTCAAAAGCGGGCTGCCAATCTTCAATGGCCTTCTTGAACCAGGGCACCCACTTCTTGGGCGTCGCGGGATCGATGTAGTACACGATCGGCTTCACCGGCTCCGACATCGCCGCCGACGGATCCTTCTTCTCGAGGCGATAGCGCGTGATGAAGCACTTGGGGCTCACCTTGTTGTTGCGATCGGTGTAGTCGGTGGTGCGCATCATGAAATAGCCAACACGGTCGTCGCAATAGCGCGCCTGCATGGGCGTGTCGGGGAGACGGTGGAAGCTCCACGACATCACGATGGTGTTCGACGGATTCGTGTTCGGCGCGGCGCCACCGCGTCCAGCCGGCGTCGGGGCCGCAGCGCCACGTCCACCACCGCCGCCGGCCTGCGCGAAGGTAAGGGTGGCATACACGTTCACATTGTCGACAAACGGCGTGGCGCTCTCAATCCACGAGCGCGTGGCGTCCACGGTGCCCGGAATACGGGTGCCGGGGCCGAGTTCGGCTGGCGGTTGCGTGAAGAGGCGCGTGACGTCGATGACCATTGAGCTGTCGGCGCCGTAGGACTCGACGTTGAACACGCTCACAATCGGATTGACGTTCGCGTCCATCACGGCGCGGTATTCAATGCTCGAGGGATCGGCGATCGCTTCGTAGCTCACACTGCGGAGATACACGCGATTCTCGCGACGCTCCCAACGGAACACGCGATTGCTC contains:
- a CDS encoding zinc-dependent metalloprotease, whose protein sequence is MRSLSLLSLATAVVVVSCSQPAPAPAPTPTPPAGARAGGAPSTPRPDSAAPDAPAGGRGGANAGRAGGAGAAGGGAGGALADANPQPYGRVVTGEAKSRNGLFKTIRIGARLLFEIPRNQLGKDQLLVTEIAKTVLGSGYGGQSVSNRVFRWERRENRVYLRSVSYEAIADPSSIEYRAVMDANVNPIVSVFNVESYGADSSMVIDVTRLFTQPPAELGPGTRIPGTVDATRSWIESATPFVDNVNVYATLTFAQAGGGGGRGAAAPTPAGRGGAAPNTNPSNTIVMSWSFHRLPDTPMQARYCDDRVGYFMMRTTDYTDRNNKVSPKCFITRYRLEKKDPSAAMSEPVKPIVYYIDPATPKKWVPWFKKAIEDWQPAFEAAGFKNAIIAKEAPNDPDWSPEDARYSVVRWLPSTTENASGPNVHDPRSGEILNAHIQFYHNVEHLVLTWYWTQAAAVDPRARMFPYPDSLMGRLLEYVLAHEVGHTLGFQHNMKASATYPVDSLRSASFLKQWGHTPTLMDYSRFNYLVQPEDKVPVELLTPEIGPYDKWATMWGYKPIPGMTAETERATLDQWAREQDTKPWLRFSTQGQAGSDPGDETEAVGDQDAVKATGWGIKNIKREMAYLAPTTVKPLEPSDDLNDLYGRLIGQWRTELTHVTNIVGGAETQEKYGSQPGARFTPVSKARQQGAVKFLGENAFATPTFFLDDAILRRIEPSGAVARIVSAQSAILNSLLQNARLARVAEYDGGNKSTGYSIIDLLEDTRHGLFGELAKGEKVDVYRRSLQRSYVEALNLKLNPAAAGAAAGRGGGGGGGAGRPVSPTLDPKLTDINPSVRAELRALDAELKAAQGKTSDKVTKAHL